The genomic segment AGTGCCGGCACGGCCAGGCCGATCGCGGCGGTACCGAGCGCACCGACCAGCAGCGCGGTCAGCGTGATGTTCCCGAGCACCAGCCGGAGCAGCCGCGGCGGCGCTTTCCGTGCGGCGGTACCGGACGCGCGGGACGGGGGTCGTTCGGTGGTGGCGGTCATCGGGCCCTCCCTGGGGAATCTTGGCATTGCCTAGATTGCCTCGGCGACCGAATCTTGTCAATGGCTAGATCACGGGTAGAGTGGGCGGCATGGCGTACCACCACGGGCAGTTGCGGGAGGCGATCCTCGCCGCGGCCGTCGAGACGATCGAGGCCGGCGGCCTCGCCACCCTGAGCCTTCGCGACCTGGCCCGGCGGGCCGGCGTCTCGCACGCCGCACCGGCGCACCACTTCGGCGACCGGGCCGGCCTGCTCACCGCGCTCGCCGCGGACGGCTTCCGGCTGCTGTCCGATGCGCTGACCGAGGCCGGCGAGGACTTCCTGGAGCGCGGCGTCGCCTACGTGCGGTTCGGCACCCGGCACCGCGCCCACTTCCAGGTGATGTTCCGCCCCGACCTGCACCGGCCGGACGACCCCGATCTCGTCGCGGCCCAGCAGCGAGCCTCCGACCTGCTCTACTCCGGTGCGGCGACCGTCGACGCGGACGCCAGCACCACGGGACTCGCGGGATGGTCGCTCGTGCACGGGTTCACCTCGCTGTACAACGCGGGCGCACTGCCCGACCAGCCCGACGACGCGGAGGCGCTGGCCCGCCGGGTGGCCGCCCGCCTGATCCACTGACCGGTACTTGCATTCCTAGGCTAATGCTATTAGCTTTACAGCTATCAAAGCTAGCTAAGGAGTGCTCATGACCAGCCCCGCCCTCCCCGCGACCCGCACCTGGTACCGCACCCTCGGCACCGCACCCGCCCTCGCCGGTATCGGCTTCGCGCTCTCCTGGGTGATCGGGCTGTCCGTGTCGTCCGTCTCCACCAGCCCGCACGCCACCGGCGCCGAGGTCATCGCCGACCTCGCCGGCCACACCGCCGCGCAGACCACCCAGTACCTGCTGACCGAGGGGCTGCCCGCCATCGGGATCGCGATCGTCGCGGTCGCCGTCGCCCGCCGCGCCCGGTCCACCGCCGGCCGCGCCCTCGCCGGTACCGGCCTGGTCGCCGCGCTGCTCTCCCTCGTCATGTGCGCGCTCGGCCTGCACCTCACCCTCTGGGACGCCCCGCACGGCGACGCCGCCACCGCCGGCACCCTGTTCGACACCATCAGCCGGGTGGACGGCGTGAAAATGGCCCTGCTCGGCGCGATGGCCGCGATCGGGATCGCGCTCGCCGGACGCGGCCTGCCCCGGTGGGTCGCCTGGCTCGGCGCGGCCGTCGCCGGATCGATGGCGATCTGCGCCGTGGGCTACGTCTTCCTGCTGCCGCTCCCCGCGCAGGCCGCGATCGTCGCGCTGCCGTTGCTCATCGTCTGGATCACCGCCGCCGGCATCAGCTCCGGCCGCCGCTGACCCCACATCCGGGGCGGCGCCGCTTCGGGGTTTGCGGTGTGCAGGCCACCTCTGCTCGCCGCTGTACTCGACATCCGCGGGCGGCGCCGCTTCGGGGTTGCGGCATGAAGGCCACCTCTGTTCGCCGCTGTACCCCACATCCGGGGCGGCGCCGCTTCGGGGTTGCGGCATGAAGGCCACCTCTGTTCGCCGCTGGACCCCGCGTGGGGGGATGCGAGGAGAGGGCTTCGCCCCCTCCTCGCGCTCCTTCCCCGCCAAGGGGGAAAAGCCCCCTTGGCGATCCCCCACCCAGCCCCCGGTGATGCTGCTCCTCGACGCCGGGCAACCGTCGAACAAGAGGCGGGTCTCGGCCCGGCCTTCCCACCACGACACCGCCCGCCACGCCAACCGCCCGCGGCGCCCAGGCCGCGCAGACCGACCACCAGCACCACACGAGCTTCCGACACGAGCCAGGCGGCGCCCGGCCCCGGGCACCGGCGCCCTGGCCTTCCGAAGCGAGCCAGGCGGCGTCCGGACCCGGGCACCGGGCCCCGACCTTCCGAAGCGAGCCAGGCGGGGTCCGGACCCGGGCACCGGGCCCCGACCTTCCGACGCGGGTCAGGCGGGGTCCGGACCCGGGCACCGGGCCCCGACCTTCCGACGCGGGTCAGGCGGGGTCCGGCCACGGGCACCGGGCCCCGAGGTTCCGAGGCGGGTCAGGCGGGGTCCGGATCTCGTCTCTGTTTGTCCGGCCGGGGGATCGCTAAGGGGCGAAGGCCCCCTTAGCGGGGGAGGGGTGTGGGGAGGGGGCGAAGTCCCCCTCCCCACGCTCCCCCACGCGGGGTCAAAGCGCACACAGAGGTGGCGTTCACCCCCGCACCCCGAACCCCGGCCCACGGAAGGAAGGCGCACCCCCGTACCGGCACGACGACCGGACGTCAGGGCTCGGTAACCGTCGGCGGAAGGACCATCAGCGGCCGAGACACCGCCCCGGGCTCGGCCAGCTTCGCCCCGTCCCGCCCGCTGCGCTTGACGGCATAGAGCGCGTCGTCGGCCCGGCGCAGGGTGTTCTCGGCGGTCTCGCCGGGTTCCCGCAACGCCACCCCGACGCTGATCGTCCGGCCGACCCGGCGCGCCGCGGAGACGAGCCGCTCGGCGACGGCCTGCGCCTCGGTCTCGTGGCCGACCTCGACGACGGCGGCGAACTCGTCGCCGCCGATCCGGTACAGGTCGTCCTCGGCGCGGAGGGTGGCCTGCAACGCGCGGACGAGTTCGACCAGCAGCCGGTCGCCTTCCTGGTGGCCGTAGGTGTCGTTGACCGCCTTGAACTGGTCGACGTCGACCGCGAGCACGGCGGTACGGGCGGGTTGGGCGCGGGCCAGCCGCTCGGTGAAGCGGCCGTGGTGCCCCAGCCCGGTGAGCGGATCGGAACTGGCCCGCAGCCGCAGCTGGCCGACCAGCCGGACCCGTTCCAGGCAGACGAGGGTCTGCGCGGCGAGCAGTTCGAGCAGGCTCACGGTGCCGGTCTCGGGCACGTCGACCCGGTGGTCGACCGCGATCAGGACGCCGCCGTCGTCGTGCCGGCCGCCGATCGGTACCGCGATCATGGTCCGGATGCCGGCCTCGGTGAGCGATTCGAAGCCGCGTGCGTCCAGGCTTTCCGGATCACCGAGGCTGTAGGTGGACCCGTGCCGGCGGGTGCGGGCGGCGAGCAGCGCGAGCGCCGGCCGGTCGGCCACGACCAGCAGCCCGGCGAGCGGTCCGCGGGCGGCCTGTACCCGGGTGTCGCTGCCGACGCCGACCGCGATGGCCGCCGAGGACAGCCCGGCGATGTCCTGCGCGGCGGCGAGGCAGCGTTGCAGCACGGCGGGTTCGTCGGCGGCGG from the Actinocatenispora thailandica genome contains:
- a CDS encoding TetR/AcrR family transcriptional regulator, with the protein product MAYHHGQLREAILAAAVETIEAGGLATLSLRDLARRAGVSHAAPAHHFGDRAGLLTALAADGFRLLSDALTEAGEDFLERGVAYVRFGTRHRAHFQVMFRPDLHRPDDPDLVAAQQRASDLLYSGAATVDADASTTGLAGWSLVHGFTSLYNAGALPDQPDDAEALARRVAARLIH
- a CDS encoding diguanylate cyclase domain-containing protein, encoding MSIDGIDQGRLVDALATTVTIAPSVPDACQAAVRALSDQLPGTIAVLLDLRGRLRCFGAAGAWQVFDGVPSDAGVIGRVFRTGKAAEVCDVRADPDYIPLDPDVRTEVCTPIVGPHGPAFGVVNIESVDGPPLDQVRAALDRTAQVLGERIAGLGGLPAESAGQRLLRHAVELSAAADEPAVLQRCLAAAQDIAGLSSAAIAVGVGSDTRVQAARGPLAGLLVVADRPALALLAARTRRHGSTYSLGDPESLDARGFESLTEAGIRTMIAVPIGGRHDDGGVLIAVDHRVDVPETGTVSLLELLAAQTLVCLERVRLVGQLRLRASSDPLTGLGHHGRFTERLARAQPARTAVLAVDVDQFKAVNDTYGHQEGDRLLVELVRALQATLRAEDDLYRIGGDEFAAVVEVGHETEAQAVAERLVSAARRVGRTISVGVALREPGETAENTLRRADDALYAVKRSGRDGAKLAEPGAVSRPLMVLPPTVTEP